A window from Mytilus galloprovincialis chromosome 8, xbMytGall1.hap1.1, whole genome shotgun sequence encodes these proteins:
- the LOC143085440 gene encoding uncharacterized protein LOC143085440, translating to MSVIQPVGRGDYFIPREYRRRPNIEVILQDMESYINKRTLDVADREYVTLMDNEYHLLKKYRDKYNAYVQNIQRIDKQIAADSDFLTASNLYVVLKKACDNWRPKGKTAMEEFRELQNFTKLYSDLERSYGKDGGTYKAIPNVHTSILGQQPKDEYSPRSQSYESPRSDSKALSISYVPIEAYEKLERKLGKQEEVIARKGAEINELRSRIGSISARDSFPEHLSPTKIADKFKNLYEVEWYAAVGLIGTKQGQRRHQTSEEEDYAIYKLLRIIRYGYTWCKKLAAEQLDELSDAMSQPVADPGVKPASRLSNTVAKTPRTGRLSSNLVLQQAKDFRKQMAVSSVDAVVDRFKVEVIKDELGMDTQQLSPTVIKFIHKAAELLWYMCILDPPMYIAWPEYNEPFDTTKYIFYKQKDKGRKVKVPVWPALYLQEKGQLVTKGFAKGY from the exons ATGTCTGTAATACAGCCTGTTGGTCGGGGAGATTATTTCATTCCCCGAGAGTACAGGCGACGGCCTAACATTGAGGTGATTCTTCAAGATATGGAATCATATATCAACAAGCGGACATTAGACGTGGCCGACCGAGAATATGTCACACTTATGGATAATGAATATCATCTCCTCAAGAAGTATCGAGATAAG tatAATGCATATGTGCAAAACATACAAAGAATAGATAAGCAAATAGCAGCTGATTCCGACTTTTTGACTGCCAGTAACCTGTATGTAGTTCTAAAGAAAGCTTGTGATAACTGGCGCCCTAAGGGGAAAACTGCCATGGAAGAGTTTAGAGAACTTcagaattttacaaaactttatagTGATTTAGAGCGTTCATAT GGTAAAGATGGTGGAACCTACAAAGCTATTCCTAACGTCCATACCTCCAtactggggcagcaacccaaagaTGAATATAGTCCCCGTAGTCAGAGTTATGAATCTCCAAGATCTGATTCTAAGGCTTTGTCCATCTCGTATGTTCCGATAGAAGCTTATGAAAAGTTAGAAAGAAAATTGGGTAAACAAGAAGAAGTCATTGCAAGAAAAGGAGCAGAAATAAATGAGCTTAGAAGCAG GATTGGCAGCATATCAGCTAGGGATTCTTTTCCTGAACATCTTAGTCCTACAAAAATAGCGGATAAATTTAAGAATCTGTATGAGGTAGAATGGTACGCTGCTGTAGGGTTAATTGGCACTAAACAAGGACAACGGAGGCATCAAACATCAGAGGAGGAGGACTATGCAATATATAAACTACTTCGAATAATCAGA TATGGCTATACATGGTGTAAAAAGCTAGCCGCAGAGCAATTAGATGAACTTTCTGATGCCATGTCACAACCTGTAGCAGATCCTGGTGTAAAACCGGCCTCTCGATTG AGTAACACAGTAGCAAAAACACCAAGAACAGGGAGACTGTCGTCCAATCTAGTTTTACAACAAGCCAAAGATTTCAGGAAACAGATGGCTGTCTCATCAGTTGATGCTGTGGTCGAT CGGTTTAAAGTAGAAGTGATAAAGGACGAGCTTGGTATGGATACCCAGCAATTGTCACCTACAGTCATAAAGTTTATTCACAAAGCCGCCGAGTTATTATGGTACATGTGTATACTTGATCCACCAATGTACATTGCCTGGCCGGAATATAACGAACCATTTGATACaactaaatacatattttataaacaGAAAGATAAAGGACGGAAAGTAAAGGTTCCTGTCTGGCCAGCTCTTTACCTACAAGAGAAGGGACAGCTTGTAACAAAAGGTTTTGCAAAAGGATATTAG